One Rhododendron vialii isolate Sample 1 chromosome 2a, ASM3025357v1 genomic region harbors:
- the LOC131316293 gene encoding CMP-sialic acid transporter 2-like: MTVWYFYLYALGLLSDLNVQVTVPSMASVFNEYALKSQYDTSIYLQNLFLYGYGAIFNFLAILGTTIVTGPKSFDILEGHSKATMLLILNNAAQGILSSFFFKYADTILKKYSSTVATIFTGIASAALFGHTLTINFLLGISVVFISMHQFFSPLSKVKDEEQTGLLELMDAQNNHKSKDSSFINMAAGANEEATHHTVSDERQPLLPI, from the exons ATGACAGTATGGTACTTTTATCTATATGCTTTAGGCTTACTATCGGATTTGAATGTACAGGTGACTGTTCCATCTATGGCCTCGGTGTTCAATGAATATGCTTTGAAGAGCCAATATGACACCAGCATTTATCTTCAG AACTTGTTTTTATATGGATATGGTGCCATATTCAACTTCTTGGCCATTCTAGGAACTACCATTGTCACAG GTCCTAAGAGCTTTGATATCTTGGAAGGACATTCTAAAGCTACCATGCTCCTAATATTGAACAATGCAGCACAAGGAATCCTATCCtcctttttcttcaaatatGCAG ATACAATCTTGAAGAAGTATTCTTCAACTGTGGCCACAATATTCACAGGCATAGCATCTGCTGCATTATTTGGCCATACTCTTACTATAAACTTTCTGTTGGGAATTTCAGTTGTTTTCATCTCAATGCACCAG TTCTTTTCACCTCTTTCAAAGGTCAAGGACGAAGAACAAACTGGGCTGCTGGAACTGATGGATGCTCAGAATAACCACAA GTCAAAGGATTCATCTTTCATCAATATGGCAGCAGGAGCAAATGAGGAG GCTACACATCATACCGTGTCTGATGAAAGACAGCCACTTCTTCCCATCTGA
- the LOC131316515 gene encoding U11/U12 small nuclear ribonucleoprotein 35 kDa protein isoform X2 — protein MERMSGSSSNNVNSVFYAETYHPIQAGSIDGTDTLPHDNAVYRALLCSQAGLYDPFGDPKVKGNPYCTIFVGHLSHLTTEESLRKAMSKYGKVKNLRLVRHIVTGASRGYAFVEFETEREMRRAYEDAHHSLIDDSEVLVDYNRQQLMPGWIPRRLGGGLAGRKESGQLRFGGREKPFRAPLRSIPWDDLKRLGIPLPPEGRYMSRFQVPSPPRRKRSSVDREEHSHRRQKHGKHSHRRERTRSTSRDRSSGD, from the exons atggagagaATGAGTGGGAGCAGCAGCAACAACGTGAACTCGGTTTTTTACGCGGAGACGTACCATCCGATTCAGGCCGGAAGCATCGACGGCACCGACACTCTCCCTCACGACAACGCCGTCTACCGAGCCCTCCTCTGTTCCCAAGCCGGCCTCT ATGACCCATTTGGGGATCCTAAGGTTAAAGGAAACCCTTACTGTACTATCTTCGTGGGTCACCTTTCCCACCTCACTACAGAAGAATCTCTTCGCAAG GCTATGAGCAAATACGGAAAGGTTAAGAACTTGCGATTGGTCAGACACATTG TTACTGGTGCCTCACGTGGTTATGCGTTTGTTGAATTTGAGACTGAAAGAGAGATGCGGCGGGCGTATGAG GATGCTCACCATTCACTAATCGATGATTCTGAAGTTTTGGTTGATTATAACAGACAACAGTTGATGCCTGGATGGATTCCAAGAAGGTTAG GAGGGGGTCTTGCTGGTAGGAAGGAATCAGGACAGCTCCGCTTTGGTGGACGAGAGAAACCATTTCGAGCTCCTCT GCGATCAATCCCCTGGGATGATTTGAAAAGACTTGGCATTCCCCTTCCTCCAGAAGGACGATACATGTCACGCTTTCAG GTTCCATCCCCGCCACGAAGAAAAAGGAGCTCTGTCGACAGGGAAGAACACTCTCACAGGCGCCAGAAACATGGTAAGCATTCTCATAGACGTGAGAGGACGAGGTCCACTAGTCGGGATCGCTCTTCGGGTGACTAG
- the LOC131316515 gene encoding U11/U12 small nuclear ribonucleoprotein 35 kDa protein isoform X1 → MERMSGSSSNNVNSVFYAETYHPIQAGSIDGTDTLPHDNAVYRALLCSQAGLYDPFGDPKVKGNPYCTIFVGHLSHLTTEESLRKAMSKYGKVKNLRLVRHIVTGASRGYAFVEFETEREMRRAYEDAHHSLIDDSEVLVDYNRQQLMPGWIPRRLGGGLAGRKESGQLRFGGREKPFRAPLRSIPWDDLKRLGIPLPPEGRYMSRFQVIFFPKPYYIVAGCRCSKNTIIVPKETVSSLEGVALPVELLLKFPQFSHTML, encoded by the exons atggagagaATGAGTGGGAGCAGCAGCAACAACGTGAACTCGGTTTTTTACGCGGAGACGTACCATCCGATTCAGGCCGGAAGCATCGACGGCACCGACACTCTCCCTCACGACAACGCCGTCTACCGAGCCCTCCTCTGTTCCCAAGCCGGCCTCT ATGACCCATTTGGGGATCCTAAGGTTAAAGGAAACCCTTACTGTACTATCTTCGTGGGTCACCTTTCCCACCTCACTACAGAAGAATCTCTTCGCAAG GCTATGAGCAAATACGGAAAGGTTAAGAACTTGCGATTGGTCAGACACATTG TTACTGGTGCCTCACGTGGTTATGCGTTTGTTGAATTTGAGACTGAAAGAGAGATGCGGCGGGCGTATGAG GATGCTCACCATTCACTAATCGATGATTCTGAAGTTTTGGTTGATTATAACAGACAACAGTTGATGCCTGGATGGATTCCAAGAAGGTTAG GAGGGGGTCTTGCTGGTAGGAAGGAATCAGGACAGCTCCGCTTTGGTGGACGAGAGAAACCATTTCGAGCTCCTCT GCGATCAATCCCCTGGGATGATTTGAAAAGACTTGGCATTCCCCTTCCTCCAGAAGGACGATACATGTCACGCTTTCAGGTAATTTTCTTCCCCAAACCATATTACATAGTGGCAGGTTGCCGCTGCAGTAAAAACACAATAATCGTTCCCAAAGAAACTGTTAGCTCCCTCGAAGGAGTTGCACTGCCTGTAGAACTGTTGCTTAAATTTCCTCAATTTTCACATACAATGCTTTAA